Proteins found in one Neodiprion lecontei isolate iyNeoLeco1 chromosome 6, iyNeoLeco1.1, whole genome shotgun sequence genomic segment:
- the LOC107227688 gene encoding cilia- and flagella-associated protein 43 isoform X1: MEYAKTETRWIKFGDIEELVLIGKDVIGSAWGAYVSFYNLNTGENYVEKFENAGKSDGVSCLAGHPVVSMFAIAERHPNPRVLIFAYPNLDKVSTCSDGAPNGYLSSAFSGTEYLVTLSSFPQFDIILWQWRTGEKMAVRSTSVSDPKQLIKCSSMAPYTIVQLGSTSGRLVVHEISVCSRIASLLPTEIKQVDERIVSVSWTLDGNLLVSDTLGSVWLMTSDGRRRNMIIRSDVTPAHVAGRKTPMVVAVQGGILVVNANSRIRFYRRSSSEHRQSDVVWESRWELRAPSHPTKATVHWQRNSVIFYGERGDFWEIPLDDYSKAPVLDLKYSHGSGYLVIAWAYPGAQMITSFDKFGQLNAFEPATGICTGKLSLKDEGQVLCVVSHPDIPIIAMTTDAGKCLLISLYRVTDPVLLTSFHLNEQPLDNVKFSYCGRLLGVASSRNGDFFLIKGEPGSQMYVQSYLETRKQAVDFLLYEDADGGARLLVLVVTSTAATVGDMIIVYTRKPGENLFAEEKYAVELLNAFKSLNYGPRHSSDVIGAPYLSRQLHRLEIQSDFKGIRLIQALPSGHQLRNPWVYTDRHHVVTAGYDGLVIVRDGVNLEKVIAMFAPHHRQEGGTRMAIASPCGSMILSLGRNGTLVVTELSYREPNARVLNKANVKLDSSEIQRMFSKPTWGFVPEDIEDEGKSWVACQEAIKDRTEKRLSIAGRNAIMNDFEKLKAQVKALLDANEKADPKEQLPVLEFDLDKKGRELKIQNAAKDREELKVWTEKQILEEERVVSFVLKTCWKPMMVQARSIRAIFGDTCVDNYPLALKNGDQEKEHKWAHYAKTLSLEISNLDPPSGSAPREKTVSVFELSNEVGDDAENEVHRVRRTEAVAMTGTTTHRWVARDPIHFNQLQTYNYIQGAMECVFIREEIDKLKIHFNKLFDKMMSTKEQEMTEIAQRISKLRHIANELLTMFRLNCKAEIMPDPVWDQTEKPETIIVVTDEEISVRPYMTPEEKKIQETERLQEEERQLELMANDFREKTLMETMDGLLEVKWEDDVKKDVPKPLCLIEKDPAHYTEEEVKEIMAYEDKVQKLNIERDRYRELLEDEFHQTTSSIEESIKVFNEKLDAFSVEKVKLESAILQETLRLLRSKWRDLEKTRRMEKILDLKDNELIPATRYSQELMDELATLEVAVADLRNRYEALCKREKTMDDKFRGEFVDLKPPIVEHLARHYKKRPKAGKTCTCTSITFLTEIGRCVITGDSPEVLPPESIEFLKGLHRLDIMPSNLPPQIDGNHWSYLCKLRRTKIETEIRVKCCAVELAEAEQTVALYQRMIVTNQNRIVQLKEALREHRVSRQRFVEDMEVQLVLKMGQVEVPVLLGKVSDFAEAVLVPAEEVNAVNVAIIKEGRLKLSAMKRTMSFRRIIVCKEWRHAYMCKSLEDLKAEVKVLEDVKVTKEIQEYTRKFATNALKDKDVKITFERDIESLNQWYRRMVEAERNNLEKIRTTIKYRRRENVRLDAMIERISLANARDSAHVKKEAMDKENKFTKDRMEAIMKRTRLVKDVQDSYNELLVLQSELELLRLKTYPTLRFKSEGRKELATSTTRAARMNR, translated from the exons ATGGAGTACGCAAAGACGGAAACAAG ATGGATCAAGTTCGGAGACATAGAGGAGCTTGTGTTGATTGGTAAAGACGTGATCGGTTCAGCGTGGGGAGCTTACGTCAGTTTCTACAACCTGAACACGGGTGAAAACTACgttgagaaatttgaaaatgctgGAAAAAGTGACGGGGTTTCATGTCTGGCAGGGCATCCG GTGGTCTCAATGTTCGCGATAGCAGAGAGACATCCGAATCCCAGAGTTTTGATCTTCGCATACCCGAATCTAGACAAAGTTTCCACCTGCAGCGACGGCGCTCCGAACGGGTATCTGTCGAGTGCATTTTCAGGCACGGAATACCTCGTCACTCTCTCGTCCTTTCCTCAGTTCGATATCATCCTCTGGCAGTGGAGAACTGGCGAAAAGATGGCCGTGAGGAGCACGAGTGTCTCAGACCCAAAGCAGCTCATCAA ATGCTCGTCGATGGCGCCCTACACTATAGTCCAACTTGGCTCAACGTCGGGGCGATTGGTGGTCCACGAGATCAGCGTCTGTTCAAGAATAGCGTCGCTTCTACCAACGGAGATCAAACAGGTCGACGAGAGGATTGTCTCTGTCAGCTGGACATTGGACGGAAATTTGCTGGTCAGCGACACGTTGGGAAGCGTTTGGCTGATGACGAGCGATGGAAGGAGACGCAATATGATCATCCGAAGCGATGTGACGCCGGCGCACGTTGCCGGTCGGAAAACACCGATGGTTGTGGCAGTTCAAGGAGGGATTCTCGTGGTCAACGCGAACTCCCGAATACGG TTTTACAGAAGATCATCATCAGAACACCGGCAAAGCGACGTGGTTTGGGAGTCGCGATGGGAACTCAGGGCTCCTTCACATCCCACCAAGGCGACAGTGCACTGGCAAAGGAATAGCGTTATCTTCTATGGCGAGCGCGGTGACTTTTGGGAAATACCACTCGATGATTATAGCAAAGCTCCGGTCCTCGACCTGAAGTACAGCCATGGATCCGGCTACCTGGTTATCGCCTGGGCTTACCCTGGAGCCCAGATGATCACGTCGTTTGACAAATTCGGACAGTTGAATGCCTTCGAGCCAGCGACTGGTATTTGCACGGGAAAACTTTCTCTGAAAGACGAGGGTCAAG TTCTATGCGTCGTGTCCCACCCTGACATACCGATTATCGCGATGACCACCGATGCTGGAAAGTGCTTGCTGATCAGCTTGTACAGGGTGACCGACCCTGTCCTGCTCACGTCGTTTCACCTGAACGAACAGCCCCTGGACAACGTTAAATTCTCGTACTGTGGCAGACTGCTGGGAGTCGCGAGTTCGAGAAACggggatttttttctcatcaaagGAGAGCCGGGGTCTCAGATGTACGTGCAAAGCTATCTGGAGACGCGAAAACAG GCGGTAGATTTTCTGCTCTACGAAGACGCGGACGGAGGCGCCAGGCTTCTGGTACTTGTGGTAACGAGTACCGCTGCGACAGTCGGTGATATGATCATCGTATACACCCGTAAACCTGGAGAGAATCTTTTtgcggaagaaaaatacgcGGTTGAGCTACTGAACGCATTTAAATCGctaaattacggtccgagacATTCCAGCGACGTCATCGGGGCTCCTTATCTATCCAGGCAACTACACAGGCTGGAGATCCAG AGCGACTTCAAAGGTATTCGTCTCATCCAGGCTCTGCCTTCCGGCCATCAACTACGAAATCCTTGGGTTTACACAGACCGTCATCACGTGGTGACGGCCGGTTATGACGGCCTGGTTATCGTCAGAGATGGAGTTAACCTCGAGAAGGTAATCGCGATGTTCGCACCGCATCATCGACAAGAAGGCGGAACGAGAATGGCCATAGCTTCACCCTGCGGCTCAATGATCCTATCTCTCGGCCGAAACGGAACTTTGGTGGTTACCGAACTAAG CTATCGTGAACCAAATGCCAGAGTGCTGAATAAAGCAAATGTCAAGCTGGATTCCTCGGAGATCCAACGCATGTTCTCCAAGCCGACGTGGGGATTCGTACCGGAGGATATCGAGGACGAAGGTAAAAGCTGGGTCGCATGCCAGGAGGCGATCAAGGACCGGACGGAAAAACGACTGTCGATTGCGGGCAGGAACGCCATCATGAATGACTTCGAGAAATTGAAAGCCCAG GTAAAGGCTCTGCTGGACGCGAACGAGAAAGCAGATCCTAAGGAACAGTTGCCCGTACTGGAGTTCGATCTGGACAAGAAAGGCAGAGAGCTTAAGATTCAGAATGCTGCTAAGGATCGCGAAGAACTGAAGGTTTGGACGGAGAAACAGATACTTGAGGAAGAGAGGGTGGTTTCTTTCGTACTGAAAACATGCTGGAAGCCTATGATGGTACAAGCTCGGTCTATTCGTGCCATATTTGGCGATACGTGCGTCGACAATTACCCACTGGCGTTAAAGAACGGGGACCAAGAGAAAGAACACAAGTGGGCCCACTACGCGAAGACACTCTCCCTCGAGATATCTAA CCTTGACCCTCCATCCGGATCTGCACCAAGAGAAAAAACTGTCTCAGTGTTTGAGCTGAGCAATGAAGTCGGTGATGATGCAGAAAACGAGGTACACCGCGTTCGGAGAACGGAAGCCGTCGCGATGACGGGGACCACCACACATCGATGGGTAGCACGCGATCCCATCCATTTCAATCAGCTCCAGACGTACAACTACATCCAGGGAGCGATGGAGTGCGTTTTTATACGAGAAGAGATTGACAAGCTGAAA ATTCATTTCAACAAACTATTCGACAAAATGATGTCCACAAAGGAGCAAGAGATGACTGAAATCGCTCAAAGGATATCAAAACTGAGACACATCGCCAACGAACTTTTAACTATGTTCAGACTGAACTGTAAAGCTGAAATTATGCCGGACCCCGTCTGGGACCAAACGGAGAAACCGGAGACCATAATTGTTGTCACTGACGAAGAGATCTCAGTCAGACCGTACATGACAccagaagaaaagaaaatccaGGAGACGGAGCGTTTGCAGGAAGAAGAACGCCAGCTGGAACTGATGGCGAATGACTTCCGTGAAAAGACTCTTATGGAGACTATGGACGGACTTTTGGAAGTCAA GTGGGAAGATGACGTCAAGAAGGACGTGCCGAAACCTTTGTGCTTGATCGAGAAGGATCCTGCCCATTATACCGAGGAGGAGGTCAAAGAGATAATGGCCTACGAGGACAAGGTTCAGAAGCTCAATATCGAACGTGACCGGTATAGAGAATTACTTGAAGACGAGTTTCATCAGACTACGA GCAGCATTGAAGAGAGCATTAAAGTGTTCAACGAAAAGCTGGACGCCTTCTCGGTCGAGAAGGTAAAGCTGGAATCCGCGATTCTTCAGGAAACCTTGCGACTACTTCGTTCCAAATGGAGAGACCTCGAGAAGACGCGTCGAATGGAGAAGATACTGGATCTAAAAGACAACGAACTTATACCAGCGACGAGATACAGTCAGGAATTAATGGACGAGTTGGCAACGCTGGAGGTGGCAGTAGCGGACCTGAGGAACCGATACGAGGCACTATGTAAGCGAGAAAAGACTATGGACGATAAGTTTCGGGGTGAATTCGTCGACCTGAAGCCCCCGATTGTCGAGCACTTGGCAAGACACTACAAAAAACGTCCGAAAGCGGGAAAGACCTGCACGTGTACGTCGATTACCTTCCTCACAGAAATTGGCAGATGTGTCATCACCGGAGACTCGCCCGAGGTCTTGCCTCCCGAAAGCATCGAGTTTTTGAAGGGTCTGCATCGCCTTGACATCATGCCAAGCAACCTGCCACCCCAAATTGACGGGAACCATTGGAGTTACCTTTGCAAGTTGAGAAGGACCAAAATCGAAACAGAGATACGG GTGAAATGCTGCGCAGTGGAACTTGCCGAGGCTGAGCAAACCGTCGCTTTGTATCAGAGAATGATCGTTACCAATCAAAATCGCATTGTTCAGCTGAAGGAGGCCTTGAGGGAACATCGTGTATCTAGGCAAAGGTTTGTCGAAGACATGGAGGTTCAGCTGGTGTTAAAGATGGGACAGGTCGAAGTCCCCGTTCTCCTTGGCAAAGTCAGCGACTTCGCCGAGGCGGTTTTAGTACCTGCGGAAGAGGTGAACGCCGTAAACGTCGCCATAATCAAAGAAGGACGGCTGAAACTTTCCGCTATGAAAAGAACGATGAGTTTTCGCAGAATAATTGTTTGCAAGGAGTGGCGACACGCTTACATGTGTAAATCATTGGAGGATCTCAAGGCAGAGGTCAAAGTCCTCGAGGACGTGAAG GTAACTAAGGAGATACAAGAGTACACGCGAAAGTTCGCTACTAACGCCTTGAAGGATAAGGACGTGAAAATAACATTCGAGAGAGACATCGAATCGTTGAATCAA TGGTATAGGAGGATGGTCGAGGCTGAAAGGAACAATCTAGAGAAGATAAGGACGACGATAAAGTATCGGAGAAGAGAAAACGTGCGGCTGGACGCGATGATAGAAAGGATAAGCCTGGCAAACGCTCGTGATTCTGCGCATGTTAAGAAAGAAGCGATGGACAAAGAGAATAAATTCACAAAGGATAGAATGGAGGCTATCATGAAGAGGACTAGATTGGTTAAGGACGTGCAAGATAGCTACAACGAGCTCCTCGTCTTGCAATCCGAATTAGAACTCCTTAGGCTCAAGACCTATCCTACGTTGAGATTCAAGTCTGAAGGTCGGAAAGAACTCGCGACAAGTACGACTAGAGCTGCTCGTATGAATAGATAA
- the LOC107227688 gene encoding cilia- and flagella-associated protein 43 isoform X3 gives MEYAKTETRWIKFGDIEELVLIGKDVIGSAWGAYVSFYNLNTGENYVEKFENAGKSDGVSCLAGHPVVSMFAIAERHPNPRVLIFAYPNLDKVSTCSDGAPNGYLSSAFSGTEYLVTLSSFPQFDIILWQWRTGEKMAVRSTSVSDPKQLIKCSSMAPYTIVQLGSTSGRLVVHEISVCSRIASLLPTEIKQVDERIVSVSWTLDGNLLVSDTLGSVWLMTSDGRRRNMIIRSDVTPAHVAGRKTPMVVAVQGGILVVNANSRIRFYRRSSSEHRQSDVVWESRWELRAPSHPTKATVHWQRNSVIFYGERGDFWEIPLDDYSKAPVLDLKYSHGSGYLVIAWAYPGAQMITSFDKFGQLNAFEPATGICTGKLSLKDEGQVLCVVSHPDIPIIAMTTDAGKCLLISLYRVTDPVLLTSFHLNEQPLDNVKFSYCGRLLGVASSRNGDFFLIKGEPGSQMYVQSYLETRKQAVDFLLYEDADGGARLLVLVVTSTAATVGDMIIVYTRKPGENLFAEEKYAVELLNAFKSLNYGPRHSSDVIGAPYLSRQLHRLEIQSDFKGIRLIQALPSGHQLRNPWVYTDRHHVVTAGYDGLVIVRDGVNLEKVIAMFAPHHRQEGGTRMAIASPCGSMILSLGRNGTLVVTELSYREPNARVLNKANVKLDSSEIQRMFSKPTWGFVPEDIEDEGKSWVACQEAIKDRTEKRLSIAGRNAIMNDFEKLKAQVKALLDANEKADPKEQLPVLEFDLDKKGRELKIQNAAKDREELKVWTEKQILEEERVVSFVLKTCWKPMMVQARSIRAIFGDTCVDNYPLALKNGDQEKEHKWAHYAKTLSLEISNLDPPSGSAPREKTVSVFELSNEVGDDAENEVHRVRRTEAVAMTGTTTHRWVARDPIHFNQLQTYNYIQGAMECVFIREEIDKLKIHFNKLFDKMMSTKEQEMTEIAQRISKLRHIANELLTMFRLNCKAEIMPDPVWDQTEKPETIIVVTDEEISVRPYMTPEEKKIQETERLQEEERQLELMANDFREKTLMETMDGLLEVKWEDDVKKDVPKPLCLIEKDPAHYTEEEVKEIMAYEDKVQKLNIERDRYRELLEDEFHQTTSSIEESIKVFNEKLDAFSVEKVKLESAILQETLRLLRSKWRDLEKTRRMEKILDLKDNELIPATRYSQELMDELATLEVAVADLRNRYEALCKREKTMDDKFRGEFVDLKPPIVEHLARHYKKRPKAGKTCTCTSITFLTEIGRCVITGDSPEVLPPESIEFLKGLHRLDIMPSNLPPQIDGNHWSYLCKLRRTKIETEIRVKCCAVELAEAEQTVALYQRMIVTNQNRIVQLKEALREHRVSRQRFVEDMEVQLVLKMGQVEVPVLLGKVSDFAEAVLVPAEEVNAVNVAIIKEGRLKLSAMKRTMSFRRIIVCKEWRHAYMCKSLEDLKAEVKVLEDVKVTKEIQEYTRKFATNALKDKDVKITFERDIESLNQWYRRMVEAERNNLEKIRTTIKYRRRENVRLDAMIERISLANARDSAHVKKEAMDKENKFTKDRMEAIMKRTRLVKDVQDSYNELLVLQSELELLRLKTYPTLRFKSEAKERGDKSWM, from the exons ATGGAGTACGCAAAGACGGAAACAAG ATGGATCAAGTTCGGAGACATAGAGGAGCTTGTGTTGATTGGTAAAGACGTGATCGGTTCAGCGTGGGGAGCTTACGTCAGTTTCTACAACCTGAACACGGGTGAAAACTACgttgagaaatttgaaaatgctgGAAAAAGTGACGGGGTTTCATGTCTGGCAGGGCATCCG GTGGTCTCAATGTTCGCGATAGCAGAGAGACATCCGAATCCCAGAGTTTTGATCTTCGCATACCCGAATCTAGACAAAGTTTCCACCTGCAGCGACGGCGCTCCGAACGGGTATCTGTCGAGTGCATTTTCAGGCACGGAATACCTCGTCACTCTCTCGTCCTTTCCTCAGTTCGATATCATCCTCTGGCAGTGGAGAACTGGCGAAAAGATGGCCGTGAGGAGCACGAGTGTCTCAGACCCAAAGCAGCTCATCAA ATGCTCGTCGATGGCGCCCTACACTATAGTCCAACTTGGCTCAACGTCGGGGCGATTGGTGGTCCACGAGATCAGCGTCTGTTCAAGAATAGCGTCGCTTCTACCAACGGAGATCAAACAGGTCGACGAGAGGATTGTCTCTGTCAGCTGGACATTGGACGGAAATTTGCTGGTCAGCGACACGTTGGGAAGCGTTTGGCTGATGACGAGCGATGGAAGGAGACGCAATATGATCATCCGAAGCGATGTGACGCCGGCGCACGTTGCCGGTCGGAAAACACCGATGGTTGTGGCAGTTCAAGGAGGGATTCTCGTGGTCAACGCGAACTCCCGAATACGG TTTTACAGAAGATCATCATCAGAACACCGGCAAAGCGACGTGGTTTGGGAGTCGCGATGGGAACTCAGGGCTCCTTCACATCCCACCAAGGCGACAGTGCACTGGCAAAGGAATAGCGTTATCTTCTATGGCGAGCGCGGTGACTTTTGGGAAATACCACTCGATGATTATAGCAAAGCTCCGGTCCTCGACCTGAAGTACAGCCATGGATCCGGCTACCTGGTTATCGCCTGGGCTTACCCTGGAGCCCAGATGATCACGTCGTTTGACAAATTCGGACAGTTGAATGCCTTCGAGCCAGCGACTGGTATTTGCACGGGAAAACTTTCTCTGAAAGACGAGGGTCAAG TTCTATGCGTCGTGTCCCACCCTGACATACCGATTATCGCGATGACCACCGATGCTGGAAAGTGCTTGCTGATCAGCTTGTACAGGGTGACCGACCCTGTCCTGCTCACGTCGTTTCACCTGAACGAACAGCCCCTGGACAACGTTAAATTCTCGTACTGTGGCAGACTGCTGGGAGTCGCGAGTTCGAGAAACggggatttttttctcatcaaagGAGAGCCGGGGTCTCAGATGTACGTGCAAAGCTATCTGGAGACGCGAAAACAG GCGGTAGATTTTCTGCTCTACGAAGACGCGGACGGAGGCGCCAGGCTTCTGGTACTTGTGGTAACGAGTACCGCTGCGACAGTCGGTGATATGATCATCGTATACACCCGTAAACCTGGAGAGAATCTTTTtgcggaagaaaaatacgcGGTTGAGCTACTGAACGCATTTAAATCGctaaattacggtccgagacATTCCAGCGACGTCATCGGGGCTCCTTATCTATCCAGGCAACTACACAGGCTGGAGATCCAG AGCGACTTCAAAGGTATTCGTCTCATCCAGGCTCTGCCTTCCGGCCATCAACTACGAAATCCTTGGGTTTACACAGACCGTCATCACGTGGTGACGGCCGGTTATGACGGCCTGGTTATCGTCAGAGATGGAGTTAACCTCGAGAAGGTAATCGCGATGTTCGCACCGCATCATCGACAAGAAGGCGGAACGAGAATGGCCATAGCTTCACCCTGCGGCTCAATGATCCTATCTCTCGGCCGAAACGGAACTTTGGTGGTTACCGAACTAAG CTATCGTGAACCAAATGCCAGAGTGCTGAATAAAGCAAATGTCAAGCTGGATTCCTCGGAGATCCAACGCATGTTCTCCAAGCCGACGTGGGGATTCGTACCGGAGGATATCGAGGACGAAGGTAAAAGCTGGGTCGCATGCCAGGAGGCGATCAAGGACCGGACGGAAAAACGACTGTCGATTGCGGGCAGGAACGCCATCATGAATGACTTCGAGAAATTGAAAGCCCAG GTAAAGGCTCTGCTGGACGCGAACGAGAAAGCAGATCCTAAGGAACAGTTGCCCGTACTGGAGTTCGATCTGGACAAGAAAGGCAGAGAGCTTAAGATTCAGAATGCTGCTAAGGATCGCGAAGAACTGAAGGTTTGGACGGAGAAACAGATACTTGAGGAAGAGAGGGTGGTTTCTTTCGTACTGAAAACATGCTGGAAGCCTATGATGGTACAAGCTCGGTCTATTCGTGCCATATTTGGCGATACGTGCGTCGACAATTACCCACTGGCGTTAAAGAACGGGGACCAAGAGAAAGAACACAAGTGGGCCCACTACGCGAAGACACTCTCCCTCGAGATATCTAA CCTTGACCCTCCATCCGGATCTGCACCAAGAGAAAAAACTGTCTCAGTGTTTGAGCTGAGCAATGAAGTCGGTGATGATGCAGAAAACGAGGTACACCGCGTTCGGAGAACGGAAGCCGTCGCGATGACGGGGACCACCACACATCGATGGGTAGCACGCGATCCCATCCATTTCAATCAGCTCCAGACGTACAACTACATCCAGGGAGCGATGGAGTGCGTTTTTATACGAGAAGAGATTGACAAGCTGAAA ATTCATTTCAACAAACTATTCGACAAAATGATGTCCACAAAGGAGCAAGAGATGACTGAAATCGCTCAAAGGATATCAAAACTGAGACACATCGCCAACGAACTTTTAACTATGTTCAGACTGAACTGTAAAGCTGAAATTATGCCGGACCCCGTCTGGGACCAAACGGAGAAACCGGAGACCATAATTGTTGTCACTGACGAAGAGATCTCAGTCAGACCGTACATGACAccagaagaaaagaaaatccaGGAGACGGAGCGTTTGCAGGAAGAAGAACGCCAGCTGGAACTGATGGCGAATGACTTCCGTGAAAAGACTCTTATGGAGACTATGGACGGACTTTTGGAAGTCAA GTGGGAAGATGACGTCAAGAAGGACGTGCCGAAACCTTTGTGCTTGATCGAGAAGGATCCTGCCCATTATACCGAGGAGGAGGTCAAAGAGATAATGGCCTACGAGGACAAGGTTCAGAAGCTCAATATCGAACGTGACCGGTATAGAGAATTACTTGAAGACGAGTTTCATCAGACTACGA GCAGCATTGAAGAGAGCATTAAAGTGTTCAACGAAAAGCTGGACGCCTTCTCGGTCGAGAAGGTAAAGCTGGAATCCGCGATTCTTCAGGAAACCTTGCGACTACTTCGTTCCAAATGGAGAGACCTCGAGAAGACGCGTCGAATGGAGAAGATACTGGATCTAAAAGACAACGAACTTATACCAGCGACGAGATACAGTCAGGAATTAATGGACGAGTTGGCAACGCTGGAGGTGGCAGTAGCGGACCTGAGGAACCGATACGAGGCACTATGTAAGCGAGAAAAGACTATGGACGATAAGTTTCGGGGTGAATTCGTCGACCTGAAGCCCCCGATTGTCGAGCACTTGGCAAGACACTACAAAAAACGTCCGAAAGCGGGAAAGACCTGCACGTGTACGTCGATTACCTTCCTCACAGAAATTGGCAGATGTGTCATCACCGGAGACTCGCCCGAGGTCTTGCCTCCCGAAAGCATCGAGTTTTTGAAGGGTCTGCATCGCCTTGACATCATGCCAAGCAACCTGCCACCCCAAATTGACGGGAACCATTGGAGTTACCTTTGCAAGTTGAGAAGGACCAAAATCGAAACAGAGATACGG GTGAAATGCTGCGCAGTGGAACTTGCCGAGGCTGAGCAAACCGTCGCTTTGTATCAGAGAATGATCGTTACCAATCAAAATCGCATTGTTCAGCTGAAGGAGGCCTTGAGGGAACATCGTGTATCTAGGCAAAGGTTTGTCGAAGACATGGAGGTTCAGCTGGTGTTAAAGATGGGACAGGTCGAAGTCCCCGTTCTCCTTGGCAAAGTCAGCGACTTCGCCGAGGCGGTTTTAGTACCTGCGGAAGAGGTGAACGCCGTAAACGTCGCCATAATCAAAGAAGGACGGCTGAAACTTTCCGCTATGAAAAGAACGATGAGTTTTCGCAGAATAATTGTTTGCAAGGAGTGGCGACACGCTTACATGTGTAAATCATTGGAGGATCTCAAGGCAGAGGTCAAAGTCCTCGAGGACGTGAAG GTAACTAAGGAGATACAAGAGTACACGCGAAAGTTCGCTACTAACGCCTTGAAGGATAAGGACGTGAAAATAACATTCGAGAGAGACATCGAATCGTTGAATCAA TGGTATAGGAGGATGGTCGAGGCTGAAAGGAACAATCTAGAGAAGATAAGGACGACGATAAAGTATCGGAGAAGAGAAAACGTGCGGCTGGACGCGATGATAGAAAGGATAAGCCTGGCAAACGCTCGTGATTCTGCGCATGTTAAGAAAGAAGCGATGGACAAAGAGAATAAATTCACAAAGGATAGAATGGAGGCTATCATGAAGAGGACTAGATTGGTTAAGGACGTGCAAGATAGCTACAACGAGCTCCTCGTCTTGCAATCCGAATTAGAACTCCTTAGGCTCAAGACCTATCCTACGTTGAGATTCAAGTCTGAAG cGAAAGAACGAGGTGATAAGAGCTGGATGTAA